GGCCGCCGAGGACGTGGACCTACCGGCGGCCGACCGGGCGGAGATCGTCGATCACAGGGCGATGGAGGGCGGTCCTGAGGGCATCGCGCTCTTCGAGCGGGCCGCCGAGCTGTACGCCGAGGCGGGCGACCCCGGCGAGGCGCTGGCCGCCCGCGCCCGCGCCGCGTACGCACGCGCGCTGGAGGGCGACATCGACGAGGCCCTGGCGGCCGTCTCCGAACCGTACGAGGAGGTCCTCGCCCTCTACTCCGACGAGCGCACCGGCGTACGGCAGGCCGCGGCCGTCCTGATGGGACGCGCCCGCATCCTCATGCGGCAGGTCGAGGAGGACGGCACCGACCAGGTCCTGGCCGCCGCCGAGAACGCCGTACGGGAGCTCCTGGCGCTCGTCGACGGGCACGCCGGGGACGATGTACGGCTCGCCTCACGCGGCGCGGAGGCCCAGGCCATGCTCGGGGAGCTGGCGACGCGCACCGGGGACCTGGAGGGCGCCGCGGAGCTGTTCGGGTGGGCCACGGAGGCGTTCGTCGCGGCGGGGCTGCCGTGGTTCGCGGTGGAGTACGAGGCCCGGCTGGCCGGACTCGCCCACCACCTCGGGGACATCGCCGGGGCCGAGCGGGCGCTGCGGGGGGCCCTGGAGCACGGCGGGGCGTACCTGGAGGCGGCGGGCCAGGCCCAGCTGAACCTGCAGCTCGCCGAGATCCTCGGGTCGCGCGACGAGGTCGCCGAGGCCGCGGACCGCGCTCTGGAGGCCGCGCACTGGGCCGACGAGGCGGGCGAGGGCCCGACCCTGGGCGCCTGGGCCCGGCATCTGCTCGGCGGTTTCCTGCTGCGGCAGGGCCGGTGGGCGGAGGCGGCCGAGGTGCTGGAGTCGGCGCTGCCCGACCTCGGGACCGAGACGCACGGCGACGGCGCGGTCGTCCAGACGCTGTGGTGGCTCGGTGACTGTCTGGGCGAGCTGGGCGAGCACCGTGAGTCCGCCGAACGCCGGCTGCGGGCCGCGGAGATCGCCCGGCACTGGCCCGAGCAGCAGGACCACGCGACCCTCGCGCATCTGGCCGCCGAGTCCCTCGGCCTGGCAGGGCTGCCCGACGAGGCCGACCAGGCCTATGAACGCGCCGGCGACCTGTGGCGCTCGCTCGGCAACGTGCACGGCCTGGTGCGTGCCCTGCGCGCCCGCGCGTGGCTCGCGCTGCGCATGGAGGCGGGTCTCGACGGGGCCCGGCAGCGGATGTCGGAAGCGATCCGGGAGTGCGCGCGGGCCCAGTCCGAGGCGGAGGAGCTGGAGTCCCGTGAGCAGCTCGGCGCCGAACTCGCGCACACCCACCGCCAGTTCGGCGACATGCTGGCGCGTTCCGCCGCCGAGGACGCCGAGGACGGCGCGATCGAGGCCGCGTTCGAGGCGGCGCTGGCCCAGATGACGAAGGCGATCGCCGTGTTCTCCTCCCTCGGCGAGGAGGGCCTGCACGGCCGCACCGGCGCCGAACTGGCCGCCGGCTGGCTGGAGGCGGACCTGAGCCGCCCGTCGGAGGCCGCGGCACGCGCGCGCGGGGTGCTGGCCGCGTACGAGAACGTCGAGCCCTACGAGGAGGAGGCAGAAACGGTTCGGTCCCGACGGGCCGAGGCGGAACAGATGCTCCAGCTGATGGAGGAGCAGGAGTCCGACTGATCCGGCCCGTCCGGAGGTCCCCTCCGGGGAGACCGAGGACAAGGCCCGTTCAGGGGGCGGACTCCCTCACTCCACCCCGATGAGCAGCAACGCCCCCTGCCGTCCACCCCGGTACACCACGGTGTCGACGGCGAGGTATCCCTCCCGCACCCGCGCTTCGAGGTGCGCGGCGATGTCCTCGGGCGCCTCGTCGCCGAGGACGAGGGTGACCATCTCACCACCCGCCTGGAGCATGCGGTCGATGACGGCCTCCGCCGTGGCCCTGACGTCCGAGCCGATCACGGCGACGTCGCCGTCGATGAGACCGAGGACGTCACCGGTCTGGCAGATGCCGGCCATCGTCCAGGACTGCCGTTCCGCGACGGCGAGTTCGGCGTAACGGGTCGCACCGGCCGCGGAGGTCATCGCGACGACGTCCTCGTCGAACCGGCGTTCCGGTTCGTGCACGGCGAGCGCGGCGATGCCCTGGACCGCCGAGCGGGTCGGGATCAGGGCCACGCGGATGCCCTCCGTGCGGGCCTGTTCGGCAGCCGCGGCGGCGGTGTGGCGCAGGTCGGCGTCGTTGGGCAGCAGGACGACCTCGCGCGCGTGGGCCCGCCGCACCGCCTCGACGAGCTCCCCGCTCGCCGGTGGCTCCCCGGGCCGCGCGAGCACGGTGGTGGCGCCGGCCTCGCCGTACAGCCCGGCCAGCCCCACCCCGGGCACGACGGCCACGACGGCCCGCTGCACCCGCTCCCGGGGCGGCCGTCCGGCGCCACCGGTGTGGACGTCACCGACCCCGAAGTGCGTGATCCGGATCCGGTAGGGCCGCCCTGCCTCGACGCCGGCCTCCACGGCGGCGCCCGCGTCGTCGACGTGGACGTGCACGTTCCACAGCCCGTCGCCCCCGACCACCACGAGCGAGTCCCCGAGCCGGTCGAGCCGCTCGCGGAGCCGGTCGACGGCCGCGTCCCCGGCCTCCAGGAGGTAGATGACCTCGAAGGCGGGCCCGGAGACGTCGTCCGCGCACTCGTCGGGCCCGTCGGGTGCCGACGCCCGGGCCGTCTCGGACCGAACCGGCACACGCACGCGTGCCGCCCCCGTCGCGCCGCCTCCCGGCGCCTCCCCCGTGAACGTCTCCACCAGCGCGCCGAGCACCGCGACCAGTCCCCGCCCGCCGGCGTCGACGACACCCGCCCGCCCCAGGACGGCCAGCTGGTCCGGGGTGGCGGCCAACGCGGCCGAGGCACCCTCATAGGCGGCTCTGGCCACCGTCCCGCAGTCGCCCGCCGCCTGC
The DNA window shown above is from Streptomyces sp. NBC_01451 and carries:
- a CDS encoding tetratricopeptide repeat protein; the protein is MSEIKDFDALREAMALNSEQPEGPARNARAEQLLAEAEKLNIPLAVIEALGHQLKAYNYSSEKDKMFVPFARLLRMWDERPEDFDEYEVHTLHWVFKWMTTGMLDQPHIPLASIEKWLGEMEHRYRLAGHSERAVRGAEFSVAAHVGDLARAERAYAAWLAADRDSMADCHACELHSQGWWQAERGADAEAIDLWRPVLEGEFTCAHEPHTVLASSLGPLLRLGRLDEARAHHLRGFRLVRPMESMRGAYADHVEFCALTGNEARGLELLAERPAYFTDSGQPRSQLDFLAAVTLLMDRLTAVGLGAQSVPGPAERAWTARELAVHAREEALSLAARFDLRNGTSYVGDDIRARMDQAPLVDRLPLGVRAARGIPAPRRAPAGSMVAATSMDHAEKPADAPGDLPALLAEARRMSDGLLPHAMEAWAAVWRAAEDVDLPAADRAEIVDHRAMEGGPEGIALFERAAELYAEAGDPGEALAARARAAYARALEGDIDEALAAVSEPYEEVLALYSDERTGVRQAAAVLMGRARILMRQVEEDGTDQVLAAAENAVRELLALVDGHAGDDVRLASRGAEAQAMLGELATRTGDLEGAAELFGWATEAFVAAGLPWFAVEYEARLAGLAHHLGDIAGAERALRGALEHGGAYLEAAGQAQLNLQLAEILGSRDEVAEAADRALEAAHWADEAGEGPTLGAWARHLLGGFLLRQGRWAEAAEVLESALPDLGTETHGDGAVVQTLWWLGDCLGELGEHRESAERRLRAAEIARHWPEQQDHATLAHLAAESLGLAGLPDEADQAYERAGDLWRSLGNVHGLVRALRARAWLALRMEAGLDGARQRMSEAIRECARAQSEAEELESREQLGAELAHTHRQFGDMLARSAAEDAEDGAIEAAFEAALAQMTKAIAVFSSLGEEGLHGRTGAELAAGWLEADLSRPSEAAARARGVLAAYENVEPYEEEAETVRSRRAEAEQMLQLMEEQESD
- a CDS encoding DAK2 domain-containing protein → MPQVPQTFFDALAVRTWCGLALAALGRAREEIDAINVYPVADGDTGTNLYLTLESACAAVEAAFAGHEAGAGPGGASGAPAVPTLADATRAMAHGALIGARGNSGTILAQLLRGMAQVLAVDADGGSARIDGPGLCLALRHAADAARQAVAHPVEGTVLTVASAAADAATQAAGDCGTVARAAYEGASAALAATPDQLAVLGRAGVVDAGGRGLVAVLGALVETFTGEAPGGGATGAARVRVPVRSETARASAPDGPDECADDVSGPAFEVIYLLEAGDAAVDRLRERLDRLGDSLVVVGGDGLWNVHVHVDDAGAAVEAGVEAGRPYRIRITHFGVGDVHTGGAGRPPRERVQRAVVAVVPGVGLAGLYGEAGATTVLARPGEPPASGELVEAVRRAHAREVVLLPNDADLRHTAAAAAEQARTEGIRVALIPTRSAVQGIAALAVHEPERRFDEDVVAMTSAAGATRYAELAVAERQSWTMAGICQTGDVLGLIDGDVAVIGSDVRATAEAVIDRMLQAGGEMVTLVLGDEAPEDIAAHLEARVREGYLAVDTVVYRGGRQGALLLIGVE